GAAGCAGTACGCATCGGCCACCGTGAAGGTGTCGCCGGTCAGGTACTGGCGGGTTTGCAGGTGCTGGTCAAGTTCGGCAAAGCGGCGCTGCAGCTTCGCCTTGCACTCGTCCTGCGTGCTTTGCGCGGTTTCCTTGTGCCACAGCCACGGGCTGAAGACCTTGTGCAATTCCGTCGACACCAGCGTGATCCAGCCGGTGGCTTCGAGGCGCTCGCGGGTGCCGGCCGCCGGCAGCAGCTTGCGTTCGGGAACGAGATCGGCAACGTACTGCAGCAGCGACGCCACCTCGGTATGGCGCGAGCCGTCGTCCAGCTGCAGCAGCGGCACGTAGCCGCGCGGGTTGATGGTGTAGTAGTCGTCGGTGCCGTTCTCGGGCACGGCCAGCTTGTGCGTGTGCAGGTCGACTTTGGCCAGCGTGACCGGCAGGCCGGCTTCGCGCAGGGCGATATGGACGGCCATCGAGCAGACGCCCGGAGTGTAGTAGAGCTTCATCGCGATCCTGTGGTGGTTGCCTGGCCGCCACGCCATGCGGCGGCCGTGGAGGCAGTCTAGGATCGGGGCCCTTATGCGGCAATGCGCGTCCTTGCGGACGCGCATTGCAGATCTGCACAGGACTGGGGACGTCGCCCTGGCTTACTCGACTTCGCGGAACAGGCGGCCCCAGCCGCGCAGTTCGCGCGTATCCACGCCGCACAGGCGCAGCGACTTCCAAACCACCGTGGAGATGGTGTCGTACAGCGGGATGCCGGTTTCCGCTTCCAGTGCTTCGGCCAGGTGCGCGGCGCGCAGGTTGGTGCAGAACGTGGTGATGGCCTGGGGCTGGTGCTGCGCCAGACCGAGCACCATCTCGCGGATGGTGTCTTCCTCGACCTCGGCGAAGCTGTAGTTCACGTGCAGGTCCAGGTGGCTCTCGGCCACGCAATGGAATCCGCTGCGCTCATAGTTGGCGATGATGCGCTGCTGCACGTCGTCCAGGTACGGCGTGGCCAGGCCGAAGTTGCGCGCGCCGGTCTTTTCCAGGATCTCGTTGAGCGCCAGCACCGAGGTGGTGGCCGGGATGCCGGTGGCTTCGGTGATCTGCTTGCACAGTGCTTCGTCCTTGTCGAAGCCGAGCCAGCCGGACGAGGTGCCGTTCCACGCGATGACATCGACGCGCGCGTCGGCCAGCAGGCTGGCGGCGGCCAGGATCTTGTCGAGGTTGAACTGGCCCAGGGCCTGGTCACGCAGCGAGATCTCGGTCACGGTGAAACGCGAGAAATGCGCGCTGACATGGGGCAGGCCGGCGACCATTGCGCTGGTGATGGGCTCGAGCGCAGTGTTGGAAGACGGCGTCAGCATGCCGAGTCGGATTTGCTTGGTCATTGTGGTTCTGTCTCAGGAGTGAGTGCGGGCGCCGGGACGTTGCCGGCGCCTGTCGCGGGATGTCTTCTGTTTGCGGAGCTCGGTGATCCGACGGGTCTTAGACGGGAATCTTAGTCTCGTAGTCGATCGCGGTGGAAGCCAGCAGCAGGCCCACGCCGGCCGCGGCGAAGAACATCAGCGCCAGGAAGTACGAGCCGGTGAACTGCACGATCATGCCGACGATGATCGGCACCGAGATGCCGCCGATGTTGCCGCCCAGGTTCATCACGCCGCCCAGGAAGCCCACCTTGTTGCGCGTGCCCAGCATCGACGGCACGCACCAGAACAGGCCACACCAGCGCAGGAAGAACAGCGTGGAAGACAGCAGCACGACCACCACCACCGGGTCGGTGACATAGGCCACCGAGAAGATCGACGCCGTCGCCACCACCGCGGCGATGCCGAACAGCGTGCGCATCACCACGTTGGGCCGGCCGCCGGCTTCCTTCCATTTGTCGGCGATCCAGCCGCCGATCAGTTCGCCGACGAAGCCGCTGAAGAAGATGATGAAGCTGGCGCCGCCCATCTGCTTGATGTCGAAGCCGTGCACCTTGTTCAGGTAGTTGGGCATCCAGGTCAGCAGTCCGTAGAACACGGTGTTGAAGCACATCCAGCCGATCGCCATGCACCACACCGAGCGGTACTTGAAGAAGTCGAGCGAGCGGCCCGACAGGTTGGCCGGCTCGGCGCGGTGTTCATTGGCCAGGGCGTCTTCGATGTAGCGCGCTTCCAGCTCGTTGACGCCGCGGTGCTCGCGCGGGGAGTTGCGCACGTAGTACCAGGCCAGCACGCCGGCCAGCACCGTGCCCACGCCGGCGACGATAAAGGCGAGGCGCCATGAACCCAGCGAGGCGATCAGCCAGGTGATGATGATCGCGCCCAGGGCCGCGCCCAGCGGGGCGCCGCCGTCCAGCAAGGTGGCGCCGCGGCCGCGCTCGTTCTGCGTCATCCAGATCGCGTTGAGCTTGCCGCCGGCCGGGTAGATCGGCGCCTCGGCCGCACCCAGGCCCAGGCGCGTCAGCAGCAGCTGCGTGGAGTTGGTCGTGAAGGCAGCCACGGCCTGGGCGATGCCCCAGAACACGGTGGCGCACGCGATCACGATGCGCGGCTTGTACTTGTCGGCCAGCATGCCGCCCGGCACCTGCATCAGCGCGTAGGTCCAGAAGAAGGAGCTGAGGATCAGGCCCTGCATGGTGGGGCTGAGGTCGAACTCCTTGGCGATCAGCGGCATGGCCACCGACAGCGAGGCGCGATCGATGTAGT
The window above is part of the Cupriavidus taiwanensis LMG 19424 genome. Proteins encoded here:
- the gstA gene encoding glutathione transferase GstA codes for the protein MKLYYTPGVCSMAVHIALREAGLPVTLAKVDLHTHKLAVPENGTDDYYTINPRGYVPLLQLDDGSRHTEVASLLQYVADLVPERKLLPAAGTRERLEATGWITLVSTELHKVFSPWLWHKETAQSTQDECKAKLQRRFAELDQHLQTRQYLTGDTFTVADAYCFTIVGWARILKLPLNDYPALQQYLSRVAARPAVQEAMRAEGLVRD
- a CDS encoding MFS transporter, translated to MQTTTRATVMTEARTSVRWKIFLMMLFLIAINYIDRASLSVAMPLIAKEFDLSPTMQGLILSSFFWTYALMQVPGGMLADKYKPRIVIACATVFWGIAQAVAAFTTNSTQLLLTRLGLGAAEAPIYPAGGKLNAIWMTQNERGRGATLLDGGAPLGAALGAIIITWLIASLGSWRLAFIVAGVGTVLAGVLAWYYVRNSPREHRGVNELEARYIEDALANEHRAEPANLSGRSLDFFKYRSVWCMAIGWMCFNTVFYGLLTWMPNYLNKVHGFDIKQMGGASFIIFFSGFVGELIGGWIADKWKEAGGRPNVVMRTLFGIAAVVATASIFSVAYVTDPVVVVVLLSSTLFFLRWCGLFWCVPSMLGTRNKVGFLGGVMNLGGNIGGISVPIIVGMIVQFTGSYFLALMFFAAAGVGLLLASTAIDYETKIPV
- a CDS encoding maleate cis-trans isomerase family protein — its product is MTKQIRLGMLTPSSNTALEPITSAMVAGLPHVSAHFSRFTVTEISLRDQALGQFNLDKILAAASLLADARVDVIAWNGTSSGWLGFDKDEALCKQITEATGIPATTSVLALNEILEKTGARNFGLATPYLDDVQQRIIANYERSGFHCVAESHLDLHVNYSFAEVEEDTIREMVLGLAQHQPQAITTFCTNLRAAHLAEALEAETGIPLYDTISTVVWKSLRLCGVDTRELRGWGRLFREVE